Sequence from the Streptomyces sp. NBC_00440 genome:
GTACCACTCGGTCGCGGTCACCAGCCCCGGCGCGACGAGATCGAGCCCGTCGAAGAACGGCTCGACCTCCTCCCGGGTGCGCATCCGCAGCGAGATGGCGCCCTTGCGGTACGCCGTCCTGGTCTCGTCCTCCAGCTCCGGATGCTGGTCCGCCGTACCGTGCGAGAGGGCCAGACAGCTGCCGGACGGCAGCGCGTCCACCAGGGTGCGGGTGATGCCGTACGGATCCTGGTCGTCGGGCAGGAAGTGCATCAGCGCGATGAGCGACAGGGCGACCGGCCGCTCGAAGTCCAGCAGTTCACGGGCGCGGTCGAGAATCAGCTCCGGCTCGCGCACATCGGCGTGGATGTAGTCGGTGGCACCCTCCGGGCTGCTGATCAGCAGGGCCTCCGCGTGGCGCAGCACGATCGGGTCGTTGTCCGCGTAGACGACCCGGGCGGTGGGCGTGATCGTCTGGACCACCTGGTGCAGGTTGGGCGCGGTCGGGATGCCCGTACCGACGTCGAGGAACTGGTCCACACCGTTCCCCGCCAGCCAGGCCGCCGCACGGTGCATGAAGGCCCGGTTCCGCGCCGCGTTGGCGCGCGCCTCCGGCGGCAGCTTCTCGCCGACCTGCTGATCGACCGGGTAGTTGTCCTTGCCGCCCAGGAGCCAGTCGTAGACGCGCGCCGGGTGGGGTCTGCTGGTGTCGACCAGAGGCCTGTCGGTCAGGGGCGTGTCACTCAGGGGTCTGTCACTGCCGGCGGTCACGGAACGCTCCTCGGATGTTCGAATCGCTGGGCTCACTGGGCCCCCACGGTAGTCGGGGCCGCCCGGCGGCGCGCCCCGTCAG
This genomic interval carries:
- a CDS encoding SAM-dependent methyltransferase is translated as MTAGSDRPLSDTPLTDRPLVDTSRPHPARVYDWLLGGKDNYPVDQQVGEKLPPEARANAARNRAFMHRAAAWLAGNGVDQFLDVGTGIPTAPNLHQVVQTITPTARVVYADNDPIVLRHAEALLISSPEGATDYIHADVREPELILDRARELLDFERPVALSLIALMHFLPDDQDPYGITRTLVDALPSGSCLALSHGTADQHPELEDETRTAYRKGAISLRMRTREEVEPFFDGLDLVAPGLVTATEWYQDGPAPEKERSGFYVGVARKR